The Nicotiana sylvestris chromosome 6, ASM39365v2, whole genome shotgun sequence genomic sequence CCTATTTTGCTTCTCATATGCAAATTTCTTCACTTTCAGTTAGACATAAAATGAGCAATGGAGATTGGATGTGTGCTGCATGCCAACATATAAATTTCAAGAAAAGGGATGCATGCCAACGATGCAGCTGCCCTAAATATGCAACGCCGGCTGATGTTGCCATGTATGGACTAAACAAAACAGAAGTCTTAGCCGGAGACTGGTATTGCAGTGCCATGAACTGTGGTTCTCACAACTATGCGAGTCGAACAAACTGCTATAGATGTGGTGCCTTAAAAAGCGATTATTATGGGATTGGGGCAGGAATGATGGCATCAACAGGTTATGGATATGATGCAAGTTCTGTTCCTGGCTGGAAGAGTGGTGATTGGATATGCAGCGGGTTAGTTCACATTTACTTACATTTTCCATGCAGTTCACTTACTCTATAACAACTATGGCTCAATCCCGAGCAAAATAGGCTTAACTGTATGAATCCTAAATGTTCATGTCTCTCCATTTAAGCTCATCTGACTAAtattgcaacaacaacaacaccacCTATGCCTCAATCTGAAGCAAGTTGGGGTCGGTTATATGAATCTTCATTAATCTTATCGCTCAATCTTAACTCATCTCATACTAGTATTGtacaaataaaaattaaaaagtactagAAGTTCactatattttctactggcatatAAATCTCCGATAAGACTAGGACTCCTAGAAAACATTGTATTATGAGGATTCATCACAAAATTGACTAGTTTTACTCTGACTGTTAGCTTGCGGTAAATATCCTCCTTTTACTACAGACATGCTACACTCCTTTTAACTGAAATAACTGTCTTCGATCTTGTCTGACAGATTAGGATGTGGTATGCACAACTACGCCAGTAGAGCAGAATGTTATAAATGCAAAACACCTAGGGATTTTGGTGAGCTGATACTGCACAATCGACAGTTTACTTTTTCCAACAGCATTATTATTTACTAACATCTTGTTCATTTCTCTGTTTTTCAGGAGGTGATCTGAGAGAAAGTAACCTATATTGAGGGATGCGGCGACATGAAGTTATGACTGAAGATTTACCAGATCTCATAATCTTCAATGtcccttcttcttttccttttagtttttcttttcttccttttacAACAGTTTTCAGTAGCACTTCCTTGTAGTTAATTGTTCAAAGAAGGGTTTATAGTTCTAACTGCATTGTAACTGTGCAAAGTATTCAATGAATGAAATCCCTTCAGATTTTGCATTCTTTCTGTCGTTCAAGTTCCAATGAATAATATTATGTAGCCTCACAATCACTATGGAAGACAATGTTAGAGTAGGCTCGAACCTTATATATGTActaaaagaataaaagaaagtaTATATACAAAGAACCAGACCTACTGATTCTAAATCCTTAATCAGTGCTGTTGACTGTGGCTTAGGTGAGTCTTCCCAACTTTCTTTAAACAACAAGAACTGCATCTCAATGTCAAACTAGTTAAGAATAAATATATGATCCTCGCTATCCATTTTGTCCCATTTGCATTTTGTTCCATTTTGGGaggtgatcacgcccaactatgctttATAAAAAGGACAAGCAGTGTTGCAAATATAATACGGGTAattagcccagagtcgaatcccacagggaattaacctaccaattactttTATCAGACTCACTGAATTCTCCGTAATCAACTTCCAGATATTCTGAATAATACTTGGTGATATTTCTACTAACTATAATTGAATAAAATTAAGTAAACTAAAAGCTAACTATGGCCGAGTTGTAAACTAGAGAAtgatctaaggttgtgatttcccctattgatggaatcccttcctgttatgtttcgTATAGAtgcctaatcgtctctatcgatcatgagcactcttactaccgtaaatctctcccaagtaattacgacaatttactagacgcactctcccgagttacgctagctggcttttattacggctcacttagatcgcacctaaggtttcgttatccctaatcccacctttaaaccctcggttattgattcctcatatactttgggagtggtgttgttcaacaactacctaaatatgtgtcacaccccaaccttgggaggtgtggctggcacccgatgcccgaaggcccgagcgaactaaccatgagatatgatccgaaatataataacctgcaggcagaagagcccaacacgacacatatatatatatatatatataaactaggcCAACAAGGCTATAACAACAGTATAACAGCTATCCAGAAGGCCGATAGGGCGatacgaaaaatatatatatatacaatgaccgctagtctgcaagcctctaagagtgtgagacaatctcaacagggcgggacaaagcccccgacatgcccaaaaccacacatatacatctgtaatagtacctatggactcaaagtcagcaactccgaagaagtggagtgcGAAACCCAACGCTGATCCTGGGGGTCCTACTTGAGGAGGCACGCCACTCTGTCTATtcgaacctgtgggcatgaacacagcgcataaaaatgcgtcagtacgaaatatgtactgaatatgtagggcgacaagtgtaacatgaaaaatgtaattaacaagagaagagacatagagataatttaaattctgaaactagcctcggtaggaaactaaaattcaacatggatataaatgtatgctcgtgacaccgtcgttcactatcgctacttataatatatcacattatataataataaatccctctgtggggctataatatccataacatacccggccataataaaggctcggtagaatcgtacccggccacgtgaagctcggtaatcccaactgatcagtggttacacaatatgtgtcatACCCAGCCGTCTATAATGCGGCtcggtaatgaaagtaaatacatacatatactagATCATAAATTATATAGGTGCAATGCGAAACCAACCTTAAAAGACGTATTCTAAGAAGAGTCGAAGTGGCCTATCATCATTCTTCCCCGACTATCATGGTTGTggctaaaaatatttaattttcaactacgagccaacaagtactaagaacatgagagttatgtattatgaatacctttgaagtaagtgttccttattcatgatttatatgaaTGTCGAAATGAGAACGAGTAaaaaggctctagttctttttaagcaaggaacaaggaaatccgagaattcatagatatcctctagagtaagcaatctatgagaaaagatcaggtctaagcatctttataagttgaaggtgaaataactcgaatccgacgagacaattcgataaacgtttattcgaattctagtcatgccgaaaagtatagcgaaagccctacataccttgtcgatggagttatatactgtttccaagacctcaaaagccttaggaatgatttcctacataatacaaaccattcaaaatcaaattcaagctcatagcttaaataattcttcatttagacatttacgcgaacaacttgtggccatgaatttgtagactcttttgtagattaatttctccccaacacaccaccaaattttactttactacatctcctcatcaacataattccatccatgtcttcacagatccaaacaacacaataaaatCATATAGAACAACCCCAACAATCAAGCCATATTAAGAGAGGTTTCTAAAAAAATCAAGAATATTTCTATAGaggtttcaactatttcttaagaattcttatggtagaagtttacaaagatcaaagagaaagttaaatcataccttatgtgaccagaattactcaaaattcgaaattacaAGATGGAGTCTTGCTATGAAAGtgaaacaccgaagaattcacgattccgaagctaccatggtgttctccatcttgaggatgactaaattgTTGTTATGCTTGGCCAGATGGATGGGAGAAGTTTGAGAGGAAATCCCTAGGTTTTTGGTTCTATTTTGGAGAGGATAAAATGCAGGGGTTCTGTTTTAAAAATTGGCTCAAATAAGGAAATTTTGACTAAACCCGACTAGGCACACTGTTCCCGTAATAGTGTGCACCCCTGTACAAAAAtgttaatatctctctactccgaagtTGTATTAATGAACGGTTTATTGCGTTGGAAAATAGACTCATAGACCTTCGATTCGGTAGGTAGAACACACCATAACTCCTAGTATATTGAGAGAAAAGGTCATCAACATTTTATCCAAATTCTAGTGAAATTTAAACCCGTAACTTGCGCGCGATCtttgtcgaatttttaatcacaaCTCAAATGACTTCCAATATTAACGTATAACTATTGCATCATTTAAATATCTCATAAAAATTATCTTCCTACCGAATTATCCCATTTACAGCATGATAACGCCGAATACACAAGGTGTAACATTCTCCCCTCcttaagaacattcgtcctcgaatgttaacggtTAACCTAacttctgaattttttttttaaaaaaattcgcCAGAGTTTCCCCTATAAATATGAATATCCAAAACCTGCCATCAGCCAAACATACATATCTAAGGCCACACAGGGCTACACATCATAATAATAACATCAACTTGGCCTCACCCGACCATTTACTtatacaataatgataataagaagGTTAGCCATAACTTAATTACCTTAACTGTCACTGGTTGATATATGTGCAACACCTGCCATGTTTGTCTCAGGCATATCACCTGAAGACTCAAATAAATGAGGGTATCTGGACTTCATGTCCTCCTCGGCCACCCATGTCATTTCCTCTACATTATtgctcctccaaagtacttttactGAGGCTACCTCTTTAGTCCGTAGCTTACAGATTTGACTGTCAAGAATGGCAACAAGTATTTCTTCATATGACAAGTTCTCGGAAACTTCAATATCCTCGATAGGGCTGATGCAAGAAGGATCACCTAAgaatttccgaagcatggaaatGTGAAATACCGGATGGATTGCTTCTAATTCTGGTGGCAGGTCAAGTTTGTAGGCTACTCGCCCAATTCTCTGAACAATCTGATATGGCCCAACATATCTAGGGctgagttttcctttcttaccaaatctcattacacccttcataggcgacactttcAAGAATACCCAGTCTCCCACAGCAAATTCCAAGTCTCAACGTCGGTTATCTGAATATGATTTTTGTCGACTTTGAGCTGTACACAACCTttcctggatcaactttaccttttctacAGCTTGCTGTACCAATTCAGGTCCTAGAAACTTTGTCTCACCAACATCAAACCAGCCAATAGGAGATCTGCATTTCCTCCCATATAGTGCCTCATAAGGTGCCATCTAAATACCGGcatgataactgttattgtaggcaaactcaataagcggtaAATGATCTTCCCAACTTCCCTTGAAGTCTAAGacacaagctcgcaacatatcttcaagtgtctgaatagtgcATTCGGCTTGTCCGtcggtctgcggatgaaatgatgtactaagGTTAACAAGAGTACCCAAACCTTCTTGAAAAGACCTCCAGAAATTAGCTGTAAATTGGGCACCTCTGTCAGATATAATAGAAAACGGAACTCCATGTAGCcgaactatttccttgatatacaggcTCGCATAGTCTTCAGCTGAATAGGTGGTCCTAACTGGGAGAAAGTGAGCTGATttcgtcagcctatccacaatgacccaaatagAATTGAACTTACGGCGAGAATTGGGCAATCCTGtaatgaaatccatattaatcgatTCCCATTTCCAAGCTGGAATCTCAATATTTTGAAGTAGCCCTCCAGGTTTCTGGTGTTCAGCTTTAACCTGCTGGCAGTTGGGACACTGAGCCACAAATGtggctatatctttcttcatgccGTTCCACCAGTATAGCTGacgaagatcatgatacattttggtTGAACCAGGATGAACTGAGTACCGAGACTGGTGCATCTCTGTCATAATTTGCTTACGAAGCTccccaacattaggtacacaccaTCGGCCTTTATATTTTAGAATTCCATCATCAGATTGCTCGAACAACTGCTTCTTCTGAAAAGGGATACTCTCtttaattttgactaactccGGATCCTCAAATTGACGCATTTCTACCTCAGCTACCAGTGATGACCCCGCAATATTTTGGACTACTACACCCTGGTCACCTGTATCATGTAGCCGTACACTCAGGTTAGCCAATTGATATATCTCTTTAGTCATTTCTAATTTCCCAGCTTCTACATGCTTCAAGCTGCCCATGGATTTACGACTCAATGCATCAGCTACCACATTCGCTttgcccggatggtacaaaatatccacatcatagtccttcagcaattcAAGCCATCTTCTTTGTCTCAAGTTCAAGTCTTTCTGCTTAAATATATATTGTAAAATTTTGTGATCTGTATAGATATCCACATGAACACCATAAAGATAACGACGCCATATTTTTAAGGCAAATATAACGGCTGCTAACTCAATATCGTGAGTCGGATAATTGTATTCGTGCTTccgcaactgcctcgaagcatatgcaataacttttcCATGCTGCATTAGAACACATCCCAATCCAACCctggatgcatcacaatataccacataaccttcagaTCCTTTCGGAAGTGCTAGAACAGGTGCTGATGTTAAGCGTTTCTTCAACTCATGAAAGCTCCTTTCACATGCatcagaccattggaacttaacggcTTTGTGTGTCAATTTGTCATGGGAGCAGCAATAGAAGAGAAGTTCTCAACAAATCTCCGATAATAACCAGCTAAGCCCAAGAAACTACGAACTTCCGTAGGAGTTGTAGGTCTAGGCTAGTTTTGTACTGCTTCAATTTTCTGACCATTTACCTTAATACCTTTATCGGAaacgatatgcccaaggaaagccactgaattcaaccaaaattcacatttggagaatttagcatataatttctgatttttcaaagtctGCAACACCACACGCAAATGATCCTCATGTTCTGCTTCTGATtgagaatataccagaatatcatcaatgaaaacaattacaaatatatctagaaatggcttgaaaacccgattcattaaatccataaaagctgctggcgCATTAGTAAgaccgaaagacatcacaagaaattcataatggccatatctagtccggaaagcCATTTTCGGAATATCTCTCTCCTTAACTCGCAATTGGTGATAACCGGATCGaaggtcaatctttgagaaatatttggcaccttgcaactgatcaaacaagtcatcaattCTGGGTAAAGGGTACTTGTTTTTGATAGTCACTTTGTTGAGCTggcgatagtcaatacacattcttaacgAACCATCCTTCTTacgaacaaacaacactggtgcaccccagaGAGATGTGCTGGGCCTGATAAAGCCCTTATTTAGAAGATCCTTCAACTGGgctttcaattcttttaactcagcaggagccattctgtatggaggaatagatattggttgagtatCTAGAAGCATATCAATAGCAAAGTCGATTTCTCTTTCTGGAGGAAGACCAGGAAGTtcatcaggaaatacatcagaaaattcaTTCACGACGGGAACCGATTGAAGGGTTGGATATTTCACCTCCATATCATGCACTCGTACCAAATGATAGATGTACCCTTTCAAAATCATCCTTCGAgctttaaggtaagaaataaactttcCCTTAGGCACTGCAGCATCACCTTTCCATTCAATAATAGGCTCACTTGGAAAATTAAAACGAACAATCTTTGTCCAGCAATCTACATTGGcataacaagaagccaaccaatccatacccataatgATATCAAAATCGACCATTTCTAGCTCATGCAAATCTGCTAATGTATGGCGGTCATGAATCTTCACGTCACAACTTCGATATACCCGTCTAACTACAACAGACTCACCCATTGGCGTAGATACCTCAAAGGACTGTTGCAACAATTCAGGCTCTCTATCCCATTTACTAGCAACGAAGGGGGAGATATACGACAATGTAGAACCAGGATCTATCAAGGCATACATATCGATAGAAAAGACGGATAGTATACCTGTAACCACGTCCGGAGATGACTCAAAATCCTGACGACTCGATAAAGCATATATGCGATTCTGCTGACCTCCTAAACCAGAAGCTCCAAATCTTCCCCTACCCCTGCCAGCTGATGTCTGCATACTCTGTCTAGGAGGACGTACCGAAGAAGAAGCCCCTGCAGATGccgtcggctgagccatacccccTCCACCTGTCATCGGACAATGTCTCATAATATGACCTGACTGTCCACATGtataacatgcatcagaaccctGGCGACATGGTCCAAAATGATTTCGGCCACATCGATCACATCTAGGAAACTGAGGCCTCATCTGACTGAACTCGCCTCTAAACTGTGGACCTGGGGTCCGTGAACTCTAACCTGGACCAGAATAAGTGGTCCGATCCTGGCGCTGTCCCTGAAACTGTGGCGGTGCACTGGCTGCCGGATAAGACTGACGCCGGGGAAACTGTGGCCTAAATCCACCTCGAAACTCCCCTATGTTACCTGCGAACCGCGCCCTCTTCTGCTGCCCTCTATCATGCTCTCGATTGGCTCGTTGTTGCCTCTTGCGATCCTCTAGACCCTGTGCATATGCTTGAATACGGGCAATATCCATTCCTTGGTTTAGAGAAGCTgtagtgcactcatttatcaagtGTGCCCCCAAACCACTAACAAACTGGTGTACCCGATCACTCATATCAGCAACAATCgtaggagcatacctagccaaagaGTTGAACTGCATGCTATATTCCCGAACGCTCATATTACCCTGTTCTAAGTGTAAGAACCTATCTCGTCGGGCTCTTCGAAGCTCGATTGGCAAATATTGCTGTAAAAATGCCTCAGAGAACTCCTTCCATGTCACTGGTGGAACATTAGGCCCCCGAGTTTGCTTCCAAGTCTCATACCATGTCACAGCAACATCACGTAGTCTATAAGAAGTTAACTCCACTGACTCAACATCCGTGGCATGTATAATTTGTAAGGTCCGTTGCATAAGATCCAGAAAATCCTGTGGGTCAGCATTAGGATCAACCCCTGTAAATACTGGAGGATCCAAGTTGATAAAGTCTTGAACTCTCGCACTCACGGACCTATCAGCAATACCGAAGGTCTAGTGTTGGGCCTGGGAGGCCACTATTCGAGTCAGCAATTGTACATCACTCCGCATGTCTAGGTCCTGATCAGGAACAACTGGGAGAGGGACTGGAGGTATGTTAGCTCCTCTACGCCCTTCCGGGGGTGGTGGGGGTGCTGCCCCGGAAGCCTGAGAATCAGCCTCATTCTGTGGCTCATGTTGATCTACATTAGCAGGTGGCACCTGACTTGTGCCCTCTCCCGCCTCCTCGTCCAACCTCTGAATAAATTTCATAGCCACTTGTCATCTCCTAGTGTTAGGCATCACTGAGAAGGTAAACAAAAAGAGAATTAGGAATGAACACTTATGATTAGGCTCTATTGCACGATCTAGATCAAGAAGAAAGTAATAATCCTAAATGCCCAATAGCctcatgtttataagtgtggtgcacaacacaccataaacaagactccactagacacggcttgtagactccctaggactgacctgctctgataccaagtttgtcataccccaaccttgggaggtgtggctggcacccgatgcccGAAGGCCCGAGTGAACCAACCATGAGATATAATCCAAAATATAATAACCTGCAGGCAGAAGATCCCAACAcgacacacacatatatatatatatatatatatatatatataaactaggcCAACAAGGCTGTAACAACAGTATAACAGCTATCCAGAAGGCCGATAGGGCGatacgaaaaatatatatatacaatgaccgctagtctgcaagcctctaagagtgtgagacaatctcaacagggcgggacaaagcccccgacatgcccaaaaccacacatatacatctgtaatagtacctatggactcaaagtcagcaactccgaagaagtggagtgcGAAACCCAACGCTGATCCTGGGGGTCCTACTGAGGAGGCACACCACTCTGTCTATtcgaacctgtgggcatgaacacagcgcataaaaatgcgtcagtacgaaatatgtactgaatatgtagggcgacaagtgtaacatgaaaaatgtaattaacaagagaagagacatagagataatttaaattctgaaactagcctcggtaggaaactaaaattcaacatggatataaatgtatgctcgtgacaccgtcgttcactatcgctacttataatatatcacattatataataataaatccctctgtggggctataatatccataacatacccggccataataaaggctcggtagaatcgtacccggccacgtgaagctcggtaatcccaactgatcagtggttacacaatatgtgtcatACCCAGCCGTCTATAATGCGGCtcggtaatgaaagtaaatacatacatatactagATCATAAATTATATAGGTGCAATGCGAAACCAACCTTAAAAGACGTATTCTAAGAAGAGTCGAAGTGGCCTATCATCATTCTTCCCCGACTATCATGGTTGTggctaaaaatatttaattttcaactacgagccaacaagtactaagaacatgagagttatgtattatgaatacctttgaagtaagtgttccttattcatgatttatatgaaTGTCGAAATGAGAACGAGTAaaaaggctctagttctttttaagcaaggaacaaggaaatccgagaattcatagatatcctctagagtaagcaatctatgagaaaagatcaggtctaagcatctttataagttgaaggtgaaataactcgaatccgacgagacaattcgataaacgtttattcgaattctagtcatgccgaaaagtatagcgaaagccctacataccttgtcgatggagttatatactgtttccaagacctcaaaagccttaggaatgatttcctacataatacaaaccattcaaaatcaaattcaagctcatagcttaaataattcttcatttagacatttacgcgaacaacttgtggccatgaatttgtagactcttttgtagattaatttctccccaacacaccaccaaattttactttactacatctcctcatcaacataattccatccatgtcttcacagatccaaacaacacaataaaatCATATAGAACAACCCCAACAATCAAGCCATATTAAGAGAGGTTTCTAAAAAAATCAAGAATAT encodes the following:
- the LOC104223601 gene encoding uncharacterized protein — translated: MSNGDWMCAACQHINFKKRDACQRCSCPKYATPADVAMYGLNKTEVLAGDWYCSAMNCGSHNYASRTNCYRCGALKSDYYGIGAGMMASTGYGYDASSVPGWKSGDWICSGLGCGMHNYASRAECYKCKTPRDFGGDLRESNLY
- the LOC138870211 gene encoding uncharacterized protein, which codes for MAPYEALYGRKCRSPIGWFDVGETKFLGPELVQQAVEKGVMRFGKKGKLSPRYVGPYQIVQRIGRVAYKLDLPPELEAIHPVFHISMLRKFLGDPSCISPIEDIEVSENLSYEEILVAILDSQICKLRTKEVASVKVLWRSNNVEEMTWVAEEDMKSRYPHLFESSGDMPETNMAGVAHISTSDS
- the LOC138870212 gene encoding uncharacterized protein — protein: MRPQFPRCDRCGRNHFGPCRQGSDACYTCGQSGHIMRHCPMTGGGGMAQPTASAGASSSVRPPRQSMQTSAGRGRGRFGASGLGGQQNRIYALSSRQDFESSPDVVTGILSVFSIDMYALIDPGSTLSYISPFVASKWDREPELLQQSFEVSTPMGESVVVRRVYRSCDVKIHDRHTLADLHELEMVDFDIIMGMDWLASCYANVDCWTKIVRFNFPSEPIIEWKGDAAVPKGKFISYLKARRMILKGYIYHLVRVHDMEVKYPTLQSVPVVNEFSDVFPDELPGLPPEREIDFAIDMLLDTQPISIPPYRMAPAELKELKAQLKDLLNKGFIRPSTSLWGAPVLFVRKKDGSLRMCIDYRQLNKVTIKNKYPLPRIDDLFDQLQGAKYFSKIDLRSGYHQLRVKERDIPKMAFRTRYGHYEFLVMSFGLTNAPAAFMDLMNRVFKPFLDIFVIVFIDDILVYSQSEAEHEDHLRVVLQTLKNQKLYAKFSKCEFWLNSVAFLGHIVSDKGIKVNGQKIEAVQN